One genomic region from Xylocopa sonorina isolate GNS202 chromosome 8, iyXylSono1_principal, whole genome shotgun sequence encodes:
- the LOC143426083 gene encoding uncharacterized protein LOC143426083: MELTEINAEETTRLLPSSRPDDPRLETYFIEYAIQKQMINRNRCPASRRLLAQNARFPDFNLANGNHQKDASPLGISMIHTSNANWPPSRKREEARALENLRKRVEQSKLYKANRISDTCGSASSSLLFDNDRIRQLDNRPKLLKKILSNRPMSIAHDDNDLETDWRDSEFITECLCWHNVYRQRHDAPPLTMSPQLCEYAQTWANHLAHTNTFYYRNDREVGQNLYCRPGGAVPTDVTGQDVASYWYSAVKQYDFLKEPDVLHANVNAGHFTQLIWANSRYFGVGKARSRSGKIIVVANYQPVGNISGQFQNNVLPPLPENVNIALSSPRQPSGKVFREHYIASDSPPLASSSAPLSDTASMESDCSSASSTQ, from the exons ATGGAGTTGACCGAAATCAACGCGGAAGAAACCACACGACTCTTGCCGTCCTCTCGTCCCGACGACCCGCGACTCGAAACCTATTTCATCGAATACGCCATTCAAAAGCAGATGATTAATCGCAATCGATGTCCAGCCAGTCGTCGCCTCCTGGCACAAAACGCTCGTTTCCCGGATTTCAATCTCGCCAACGGTAATCATCAAAAG GACGCCTCCCCTCTCGGAATCAGCATGATTCACACTTCCAACGCTAATTGGCCTCCCTCTAGAAAGAGAGAAGAAGCTAGAGCGCTGGAGAATCTTCGAAAAAGAGTCGAACAATCCAAACTGTACAAAGCCAATAGAATTTCTGATACTTGCGGCTCTGCATCATCGTCTTTGCTTTTCGATAACGATCGAATTCGTCAGCTTGACAATCGACCGAAGCTGTTGAAGAAG ATCCTGAGTAACAGGCCGATGAGCATCGCACACGATGACAACGATTTGGAGACCGACTGGCGGGATAGCGAATTTATTACCGAATGTTTGTGCTGGCACAATGTTTATCGACAAAGGCACGATGCACCGCCCCTAACGATGTCGCCACAG TTGTGCGAATACGCGCAAACCTGGGCCAATCACTTAGCGCACACCAATACTTTTTACTATAGAAACGATCGAGAAGTCGGACAAAATCTTTACTGTCGACCTGGTGGTGCCGTTCCTACCGACGTAACTGGACAGGACGTTGCGTCCTATTGGTATTCCGCGGTTAAACAATACGATTTCTTGAAGGAACCGGATGTTCTTCACGCCAATGTGAACGCAG GTCATTTTACGCAACTAATTTGGGCGAACAGCCGTTACTTCGGAGTTGGAAAAGCTCGCAGTAGAAGCGGCAAAATCATCGTGGTAGCTAATTATCAACCTGTTGGTAATATATCCGGACAATTTCAAAATAACGTTTTACCTCCTTTACCGGAAAATGTTAATATCGCCCTATCATCTCCGCGGCAACCATCTGGAAAAGTTTTCCGCGAACATTACATTGCGTCTGATTCGCCACCTCTAGCGTCGTCCTCCGCACCACTTTCGGATACGGCATCGATGGAGAGCGATTGTTCTTCCGCCAGTTCCACGCAATAA